One genomic window of Chloracidobacterium sp. includes the following:
- a CDS encoding GTP-binding protein yields MSSGAAAQRVPVTVLTGFLGAGKTTLLNRLLSEQHGKRIAVIENEFGEVGVDNELVINAEEEIFEMNNGCICCTVRGDLIRILGNLMKRKDKFDYILVETTGMADPGPVAQTFFVDDEVRSKTRLDGIVTVVDAKHVWEHLDSHEVKEQIAFGDVILINKTDLVDPETLDRLEQRIRAMNATAKILRTQQSNAPVDALLDIGAFDLNRALAVDPQFLEPEHPFEYGGVYELAAGRYEFVMQLGPNPAMDAALLPVPDGAADGLAATADRAIVVFSDDPDRVTAGGVITPSERLRRLCLEADGPTVFVFEIESDGRYALFTQHQPDEFAAVLRRDGVVVTPTTSRAYKPDHEHDDEVSSVGITTPGDLDPKKLNAWLGDLLQNKGPDIFRMKGILSISGDPRRFVFQGVHMMFEGRPDREWGTEPRHNALVFIGRNLDRAALEASFRACLVN; encoded by the coding sequence ATGTCGTCGGGAGCTGCCGCGCAGCGCGTGCCAGTGACGGTGTTGACGGGCTTTCTGGGGGCGGGGAAGACCACGCTGCTCAACCGTTTGTTGAGCGAACAGCATGGTAAGCGCATCGCCGTCATTGAGAATGAGTTCGGCGAAGTCGGCGTGGACAACGAGCTGGTCATTAACGCCGAAGAGGAAATTTTCGAGATGAACAACGGGTGCATTTGCTGCACCGTCCGGGGCGATCTCATTCGGATTCTTGGCAACCTGATGAAGCGCAAGGACAAGTTTGACTACATCTTGGTCGAGACGACCGGGATGGCTGATCCGGGTCCGGTGGCGCAGACGTTCTTCGTAGACGACGAAGTGCGGAGCAAAACGCGCTTGGACGGCATCGTGACGGTCGTGGACGCCAAGCACGTCTGGGAACACCTCGACAGCCATGAAGTCAAGGAGCAGATTGCTTTTGGCGACGTGATTTTGATCAACAAGACCGATCTGGTTGACCCTGAGACGCTGGATCGGCTGGAGCAGCGCATTCGCGCGATGAACGCCACGGCGAAAATTCTGCGTACGCAGCAATCGAACGCCCCGGTGGACGCCTTACTTGACATTGGCGCGTTTGATTTGAACCGGGCGCTGGCGGTAGACCCGCAGTTTTTAGAGCCGGAGCATCCGTTTGAGTATGGCGGCGTGTACGAGTTGGCGGCCGGGCGGTACGAGTTTGTGATGCAGCTGGGGCCTAACCCGGCGATGGACGCCGCGTTGTTGCCCGTCCCCGACGGCGCGGCAGACGGTTTGGCGGCGACGGCCGACCGAGCCATTGTCGTGTTTTCCGACGACCCCGACCGCGTGACGGCGGGCGGCGTCATCACGCCCAGCGAGCGGTTGCGGCGGTTGTGCTTGGAAGCGGATGGGCCGACGGTTTTTGTGTTTGAGATTGAAAGCGATGGGCGGTACGCGCTCTTTACACAGCATCAGCCCGATGAGTTTGCGGCGGTGCTCCGGCGTGACGGCGTCGTGGTGACGCCGACGACGAGCCGGGCGTACAAGCCTGATCACGAACACGATGATGAAGTGTCGTCGGTTGGGATCACGACACCGGGCGACCTTGACCCGAAGAAACTCAATGCGTGGTTGGGCGACTTACTTCAAAACAAGGGGCCGGACATTTTTCGGATGAAGGGTATCTTGAGCATTTCAGGCGATCCGCGCCGGTTTGTGTTTCAGGGCGTACACATGATGTTTGAAGGTCGTCCGGATCGGGAGTGGGGGACGGAGCCGCGCCACAATGCACTGGTGTTTATTGGGCGCAACCTCGACCGTGCGGCGCTGGAGGCAAGCTTTCGGGCGTGTTTGGTGAATTAG
- a CDS encoding WD40 repeat domain-containing protein, translating into MPLPSITEFLKSATRQLDPFWRATLDDHVMALHWSPDGAQLAALSAAGTLTVFDAASGVVRWTQVAHRVGGMTLDGALDGALLATGGQDGRVRLWKATTGEQVADLPAGASWVERVAWSPVYADGQPLLLASAAGKALRFWTPTGELVSEHTRHTSTIADIRWHPTRRALVTASYGLLTVWVPGADVPAEVFAWKGSHLAAAWRPDGKYLIVGDQDATVHVWDTATGEDLMMSGYQTKVRELAWHPRGRFLATGGGTAVTIWDFSGRGPAGSTPVVLESHAGLVTALAYRADGKVLASGGEDGLLLWRPPEKPGRPASPSGRYEPAGGVSVLAWRADGGRIAVGSPQGEVAVLAGDLA; encoded by the coding sequence ATGCCGTTGCCATCAATCACTGAGTTTTTGAAAAGCGCGACTCGGCAACTAGACCCGTTTTGGCGGGCGACGCTTGACGATCACGTAATGGCGCTGCATTGGTCGCCGGATGGGGCGCAGTTGGCGGCGCTGTCCGCCGCCGGGACGCTCACGGTCTTTGACGCGGCTTCCGGCGTCGTCCGCTGGACGCAAGTCGCGCACCGGGTGGGCGGCATGACGCTGGACGGCGCGCTCGACGGCGCGTTGTTGGCGACGGGCGGGCAGGACGGGCGTGTAAGGCTGTGGAAGGCGACGACCGGCGAGCAGGTCGCCGATTTGCCGGCCGGGGCGAGTTGGGTGGAGCGCGTGGCGTGGAGTCCGGTGTACGCCGACGGTCAGCCCCTCCTTCTGGCGTCGGCGGCCGGCAAGGCGCTGCGCTTTTGGACGCCGACTGGCGAACTGGTCAGCGAACACACGCGCCATACGAGTACGATTGCCGACATCCGGTGGCATCCGACGCGGCGCGCACTGGTGACGGCAAGTTATGGCTTGTTGACGGTTTGGGTGCCGGGTGCGGATGTTCCGGCCGAGGTTTTCGCGTGGAAGGGATCGCATTTGGCAGCGGCGTGGCGGCCGGACGGTAAATATCTGATTGTCGGTGATCAGGACGCTACGGTGCACGTCTGGGACACTGCAACCGGCGAAGACTTGATGATGTCGGGCTACCAGACGAAGGTCCGCGAGTTGGCTTGGCATCCGCGCGGGCGATTTCTGGCGACGGGCGGCGGGACGGCTGTGACCATCTGGGATTTCTCCGGGCGCGGGCCGGCCGGCTCAACGCCGGTGGTGTTGGAAAGTCACGCCGGGCTGGTGACGGCGCTGGCCTATCGTGCGGATGGGAAGGTGTTGGCCTCAGGTGGCGAGGATGGGTTGTTGCTGTGGCGTCCGCCGGAGAAGCCGGGGCGTCCAGCGTCGCCGTCCGGTCGGTACGAACCGGCCGGCGGGGTGTCGGTTTTGGCGTGGCGCGCTGATGGGGGACGCATCGCCGTCGGCAGTCCGCAGGGCGAAGTCGCCGTTCTGGCGGGCGACTTGGCGTGA
- a CDS encoding ABC transporter ATP-binding protein, which yields MLNLRNLRLEYPSPGGEPPVRVLDIPTWTVAAGEQVALVGASGSGKTTLLNVIAGLVTPDEGEVRLDDTDITRLDEVRRDRFRAAHIGYVFQNIHLLPAFTALENVALGMKFADNRAGATYAQALLDKVGLRERARYFPRQLSAGQQQRVGVARALANRPKLVLADEPTSALDARNRDAVLDLMQKLCAEIGAALIVVTHDEAVARRFPTVLRLSDINRAN from the coding sequence ATGCTCAACTTGCGCAACCTTCGATTGGAGTATCCTAGCCCCGGCGGCGAACCGCCTGTGCGCGTGCTTGACATACCGACTTGGACGGTCGCCGCCGGTGAGCAGGTCGCGCTGGTCGGCGCAAGCGGTTCTGGTAAAACCACCCTACTCAATGTTATCGCCGGCCTTGTCACGCCGGATGAAGGCGAAGTCCGCCTTGACGACACCGACATTACGCGCCTGGACGAAGTTCGGCGCGATCGCTTCCGTGCCGCGCACATCGGCTACGTGTTTCAGAACATCCATCTGCTGCCAGCCTTTACGGCGCTCGAAAACGTGGCGCTGGGGATGAAGTTTGCCGACAACCGCGCCGGCGCGACCTACGCCCAGGCCCTGCTTGACAAAGTCGGGCTGCGAGAACGCGCACGGTATTTTCCACGCCAGCTTTCCGCCGGACAGCAGCAGCGCGTCGGCGTGGCGCGCGCACTGGCGAATCGCCCGAAGTTGGTATTGGCGGATGAGCCGACCAGCGCGCTCGACGCCCGCAACCGCGACGCCGTACTGGACTTGATGCAAAAACTTTGCGCGGAAATCGGCGCGGCGCTTATCGTTGTTACGCACGATGAAGCCGTTGCACGGCGTTTCCCGACCGTTCTGCGCCTTTCCGACATCAACCGCGCCAACTAA